TTAATTGATTCACGCCGAGATTCAGGTAAGTGAGATTAGATAAGTTGCCCAATTCAGTTGGTATCTCACCACTCAACTGATTGCGGCTAAGATTCAGCCGCTGAAGGTTGGATAGGTTGCCCAGTTCCACGGGAATCGAACCACCCAACGGATTATTATCAAGACTCAGTTGCTCAAGATTGGATAGGTTGCCCAATTCGGGGGGAATACCACCAGTCAACTGGTTGCGGGCAATACGTAACCCCTTAAGGTTGGTTATGCGGGTCAGTTCCACGGGGATTTCACCACTCAACTGATTGCCCCAAAGATATAGATACTCAAGGTTAGACAGGTTGGCCAATTCAGTTGGGATCTCTCCACTCAACTGATTATCAAAAAGATACAGGTGCGTGAGATTGGAAAGGTTGGCCAATTCAGTTGGAATCTCTCCACTCAACTGATTCCTATAAAGATACAGCCGCTCAAGGTTAGACAGGTTGGCCAATTCGGAGGGAATACCACCACTCAACTCATTTCTATGAAGATATAAGTGTGTGAGGTTGGTCATGTTGGTCAATGCCACAGGAATCGGACCACTGAACTGATTGCTGCTAAGACTCAGCACTTCAAGATTGGATAGTTTGGCCAATTCGGAAACCGGAACAGGACCAGTCAACTGATTGCCCCAAAGATACAGGTGAGTCAGATCAGTCAGGGTGAACAATTGGGAAGGGATTGAGGTGAATTGGTTGCCACCCAGATTCAGCCCTGTCAGCGCAGTCAGGTCGTCGAAGAGACCATCGGGCAGGCTATTGAGTTGGTTTGACCGCAGGTCGAGATATGCCAAACCAGTTAGGCCAGAAAAATCGCCAGCCTTCAAGGCTGTGAGGCTTGCGCTATTCACACGAAGAGAATCTATCGCAGACAGATGCGCCGCTGTCACTTCCCCACACGTGCTTACTGGTGCTAATGCCACAATCGAATCGCGCACCGCACCCGTGCGGTCACACACCGACAATACCTCGCTCGGTGGTATTGGAAATGTCTTGTTCCAATTGGCAATAAAGAGCGCGTAGTCCAATGAGTTGATGACCCCATCACTGTGCAGATCGAACTTCGCATCCCAATTTTCGTCACCTGCCTTCGTTGCCCATTGCGCCAAGAACAATGCATAGTCCGATGAATTGACGATCCCATCGTCGTTAAAGTCAGGGTCAGTATGCGAATCCGCAGAGATTGGACCTGCGACAAAGAGTGCAATGAGTCCGACAAGTGTTACGTGCTTATACAGATGCATTTCTTCCCTCCCTTTGGGTGTGTGGATGTGAAACTTTGCGCTTCACATCGTTCGTGGTCCTGAGTGGACCTGAATGGGGCTTATAACAGCAAAAAGTGTGCCACTGTGAATGGATCCAAAAACATATTCATAAAGTGTTATTTTTAATCAAGATAGAATGATTATAAAAAAATAAGAGTCAGACTTACTTTTTATTTTCGAGAACATATATGATCCCAAAAATAATCAGCCTGACTCTTAAGTATCTTAATAACAGTACTTTAATAACAAAAGAACATATATGACCCTAAAAGATCATATATGTTCTTTTTCTGGACGTCTGATACCCAGTCTTCTCATTTTTCCATACAGCGTCCCAGGGTTTAGTCCCAGTAATGTTGCCGCTCCTCCGGCTCCCTTTATTTTCCAGTTGGTGGCTTTAAGCATTTCGAGGATATAGCGGCGTTCAATTTCAGCCAAAGGCGCGACTTCTCGGTCGGTAAAAACAGGCGTACTACTGCCTATCAGGCCGATGTCCGCAACTTCAATTTGAGAATTTTGACACACGATGACGGCTCGGTTTATCGTATGTTCCAGTTCTCGCACATTGCCTGGCCAATCGCAGGCTTGCAGCACTTCTATCACCTCTACTGTCAAAGGCTCGATTTGCTTGTCCAGATGTGTCGCCATGCGAGTCTTGAAAAACTCGGCGAGGTCCGGGATATCCTCCTTGCGCTCGCGCAGCGGCGGCAATGACATTG
This genomic interval from Gemmatimonadota bacterium contains the following:
- a CDS encoding leucine-rich repeat domain-containing protein — translated: MHLYKHVTLVGLIALFVAGPISADSHTDPDFNDDGIVNSSDYALFLAQWATKAGDENWDAKFDLHSDGVINSLDYALFIANWNKTFPIPPSEVLSVCDRTGAVRDSIVALAPVSTCGEVTAAHLSAIDSLRVNSASLTALKAGDFSGLTGLAYLDLRSNQLNSLPDGLFDDLTALTGLNLGGNQFTSIPSQLFTLTDLTHLYLWGNQLTGPVPVSELAKLSNLEVLSLSSNQFSGPIPVALTNMTNLTHLYLHRNELSGGIPSELANLSNLERLYLYRNQLSGEIPTELANLSNLTHLYLFDNQLSGEIPTELANLSNLEYLYLWGNQLSGEIPVELTRITNLKGLRIARNQLTGGIPPELGNLSNLEQLSLDNNPLGGSIPVELGNLSNLQRLNLSRNQLSGEIPTELGNLSNLTYLNLGVNQL